One genomic segment of Paenibacillus sp. FSL H8-0332 includes these proteins:
- a CDS encoding nuclear transport factor 2 family protein, producing the protein MEPNLNLLPQVILDFIAATNKPDPDAYVDCFSKDALVLDEGKEWAGKAAIKQWSAEYHFGANITLEPIQDKQHGEENVVVFKVDGDFDKTGLPDPLYLDFNFQIRNDKIKQLAIRLSKGSD; encoded by the coding sequence ATGGAGCCTAATCTTAATCTGCTTCCGCAAGTTATACTAGATTTTATAGCCGCTACCAATAAACCCGATCCGGATGCTTATGTCGACTGCTTTTCGAAAGATGCACTTGTTCTCGATGAAGGTAAAGAGTGGGCAGGCAAAGCTGCTATAAAACAATGGAGTGCCGAATATCATTTTGGAGCTAACATAACACTTGAACCCATACAGGATAAACAGCATGGGGAAGAAAACGTGGTGGTTTTTAAGGTTGACGGGGATTTCGACAAAACCGGCCTCCCGGACCCTCTCTATTTGGATTTTAATTTTCAGATTCGCAACGATAAGATTAAGCAGCTTGCGATCCGGCTGTCTAAAGGATCGGATTAA
- a CDS encoding Dabb family protein → MEAEANVRPGPSAYDLILITKFASLEDMDEYLIHPAHQEVARWMGTVLEIQASVCCSI, encoded by the coding sequence ATTGAAGCTGAAGCTAATGTTCGCCCTGGTCCTTCAGCATACGATTTGATCCTGATCACCAAGTTTGCTTCCTTAGAAGACATGGATGAATACCTTATCCACCCGGCCCATCAGGAAGTCGCCAGGTGGATGGGTACGGTTCTGGAAATACAGGCGTCTGTCTGCTGCTCAATCTAA
- a CDS encoding helix-turn-helix domain-containing protein: MSVIGGKWKMAILYLLSAKPPIRFNEMQRQLGAVTYKVLSAQLKELEADGLVKRVEYPQIPSKVEYSLTPKAQTLLPVLEQLCEWGAQNR, from the coding sequence ATGTCGGTGATCGGCGGGAAGTGGAAGATGGCGATTCTGTATCTGCTGTCCGCCAAACCCCCGATTCGGTTCAACGAAATGCAGAGACAGCTCGGAGCGGTGACGTACAAGGTTCTCAGCGCGCAGCTTAAGGAATTGGAGGCTGACGGGCTGGTGAAGCGCGTGGAGTATCCGCAGATTCCTTCCAAAGTGGAGTATTCGCTGACACCGAAAGCGCAGACCCTTCTACCTGTGTTGGAGCAGCTGTGCGAGTGGGGAGCACAGAATCGGTGA